A stretch of Cellulosilyticum sp. I15G10I2 DNA encodes these proteins:
- a CDS encoding DUF2971 domain-containing protein, with protein MDKFYVWLDEFRKQYSWICQNYVLDQDLYHYTSISALDSILKNNSLWLTQIEYMNDYEEMIYAIQLIKECLEEIDTQYIKEYILSLCEDIENGKKYGAVFILSLSYDQDSVSLWNNYGKDGGYNIHLSKDFWKDALDGHLSDNVALNKNQKEPFNATYSYMFRKVIYNSQEQRQRILTYLMGIKELENRKEDPEVATNIRLLSYHLIDEVCFFKRQGHSVEQEFRLMISFMSPEYEKAFVKHRQFNGSFVPYIELKLKKPYFDTITIGPRHNLDFVEKGLKSYLKCADKQIEVYRSTLKLRF; from the coding sequence GTGGATAAATTCTATGTTTGGTTAGATGAATTTAGGAAACAATATTCATGGATATGCCAAAATTATGTATTGGATCAAGATTTGTATCATTATACTTCCATTTCAGCATTAGATAGTATACTAAAAAACAATTCATTATGGCTTACACAGATTGAGTATATGAACGATTATGAAGAAATGATATACGCCATCCAATTAATAAAGGAATGCCTTGAAGAAATTGATACCCAATACATTAAAGAGTACATTTTAAGTCTATGCGAAGATATAGAAAACGGGAAAAAATATGGAGCAGTATTCATTTTGTCTTTATCCTATGATCAAGATTCTGTTTCTTTATGGAATAACTATGGTAAGGATGGCGGATATAATATACACCTGAGTAAAGATTTTTGGAAAGATGCATTAGATGGACATCTGAGTGATAATGTTGCATTAAATAAGAATCAAAAAGAGCCATTCAATGCCACTTATTCTTATATGTTTAGGAAGGTAATCTATAATTCGCAAGAACAACGACAGAGAATATTGACTTATCTAATGGGAATAAAAGAATTAGAAAATAGAAAAGAAGATCCTGAAGTTGCAACTAACATACGTCTATTAAGCTATCATTTGATAGATGAGGTTTGCTTCTTTAAACGTCAGGGGCATTCAGTTGAACAAGAATTTAGGCTAATGATATCTTTTATGAGCCCTGAATATGAAAAGGCATTTGTAAAGCACAGACAATTTAATGGGAGCTTTGTTCCGTACATAGAACTAAAATTAAAAAAACCATACTTTGATACTATTACCATAGGGCCAAGACACAATCTTGATTTTGTAGAGAAAGGGCTGAAATCATATTTAAAATGTGCGGATAAACAGATTGAGGTTTATAGATCAACCTTAAAATTAAGATTTTAA
- a CDS encoding TIR domain-containing protein: MARRVFFSFHYDNDINRSMTVRNSWVTQGKEAAGFVDKADFERIKRQGQKVVENWIDGQLNGTSVTVVLIGADTLNRPFVQYEICKSLERNNGIVGVHINRVRDMRTQIGSSKGNVHTIIGYYKDGKPAYFDDICDGVYDYTAQNGYANLGSWIELSARAHNK, translated from the coding sequence ATGGCACGTAGAGTATTTTTTAGTTTTCATTACGATAATGATATTAATAGATCAATGACAGTTCGTAATAGTTGGGTAACGCAGGGAAAAGAAGCAGCCGGTTTTGTCGATAAGGCTGATTTTGAACGAATTAAAAGGCAAGGACAAAAAGTAGTGGAAAACTGGATTGATGGACAACTTAATGGAACATCAGTTACGGTAGTACTTATTGGCGCTGATACTTTAAATAGACCTTTTGTACAATATGAAATTTGTAAAAGCTTAGAGCGTAATAACGGTATTGTTGGAGTTCATATTAATAGAGTCAGAGATATGAGAACGCAAATAGGATCCTCTAAAGGTAATGTACATACTATTATTGGTTATTATAAAGATGGTAAACCTGCATATTTCGACGATATTTGTGACGGAGTTTATGATTATACAGCACAAAATGGATATGCTAATTTAGGCTCCTGGATTGAATTGTCTGCAAGAGCCCATAATAAGTAA
- a CDS encoding YwbE family protein, translating to MINSIEESKINGTKRSNIKIGAAVLVVQKQDQHTGKLTEGIVKKILTNSPEHHHGIKVMLESDIVGRVKEVK from the coding sequence GTGATTAATAGCATCGAGGAGAGCAAAATAAACGGAACAAAGAGAAGCAACATTAAAATAGGAGCAGCTGTTCTAGTTGTGCAAAAACAGGACCAACACACTGGCAAGTTGACAGAAGGCATTGTAAAAAAGATACTTACCAACTCACCAGAGCATCACCATGGAATCAAAGTAATGCTGGAAAGTGACATTGTTGGTAGAGTGAAGGAAGTCAAGTAA
- a CDS encoding ribonuclease Z, translating into MGGIELILIVCVDANNGMMFNKRRQSQDRIFRAQIVNETQKARLWMNQYSYSQFKDTDANHIIVDDDFLDKAADIDYCYVENMSVYQYEDKIDKIILYKWNRKYPADFWFDISLQEKWKLVYTENFKGYSHEKITKEVYTK; encoded by the coding sequence ATGGGAGGAATAGAATTGATATTAATTGTTTGTGTTGATGCGAACAATGGCATGATGTTTAATAAACGGCGACAGAGCCAAGATCGCATATTTAGAGCACAGATTGTAAATGAAACTCAAAAAGCTCGATTATGGATGAATCAGTACTCATATTCACAGTTTAAAGACACTGATGCAAATCATATTATTGTAGATGATGATTTTCTAGATAAAGCAGCAGATATCGATTACTGTTATGTTGAGAATATGAGTGTATATCAGTATGAAGATAAAATTGATAAGATAATCTTATATAAATGGAATAGAAAATATCCAGCAGATTTTTGGTTTGATATTTCATTGCAAGAGAAATGGAAACTGGTTTACACAGAAAACTTCAAAGGCTACTCACATGAGAAAATCACAAAGGAGGTTTATACTAAGTGA
- a CDS encoding TIR domain-containing protein → MPGVTKHIYDHEIRDIVSMWNIQIKTIQYVLPQKYTNEEILMSVRQFYPHEWNSVQFKYDYYLAKDRYLKKGFGKARYNMKKPEELFVTVSIYKKIVDETYRKKYADNYSEERAQATFGDLLKRRKNKIDKIDQKIDKALIKTQQVTPSFIDQLIGLYERKTTDQKDKMYILLELKKYYCPKIIQFMFKLNDTELNKQLRMESFYHLQSFNYQPRLRRQKYMQIHTKNKKRKDFLKNIYPNQKYSIPKNPGELEYRIDNSKEQKIKYYDYFISHSSIDSSSVQKLIKFVNTQGKNIFCDWINDVDYLKRHLACDATLKVIEKRMDQSRTLVFVVSENSKQSIWCKYELNYFMNLNKPMYFIAKSDIDNEVFNFKELTDKWFVDSNYKELALLESTKLKITT, encoded by the coding sequence ATGCCAGGAGTAACTAAACATATTTATGATCATGAAATAAGAGATATTGTTTCGATGTGGAATATTCAAATAAAAACGATACAGTATGTTCTGCCACAAAAATATACTAATGAAGAGATTCTTATGTCTGTGAGGCAGTTTTATCCTCATGAATGGAATTCAGTTCAATTTAAATATGATTATTATCTTGCAAAGGATAGGTATTTAAAAAAAGGATTTGGAAAAGCAAGATATAATATGAAAAAACCAGAAGAGTTATTTGTGACTGTAAGTATTTACAAGAAAATTGTAGACGAAACTTACAGAAAAAAATATGCAGATAATTATTCTGAAGAAAGAGCGCAGGCTACATTTGGTGATTTATTAAAGCGCAGAAAAAATAAAATAGATAAAATTGATCAAAAAATTGATAAAGCATTGATAAAAACACAACAGGTGACACCTTCTTTTATAGACCAATTGATAGGGTTATATGAGAGAAAAACTACAGACCAAAAAGATAAAATGTATATATTACTGGAATTAAAAAAATATTATTGTCCTAAAATTATTCAATTTATGTTCAAATTAAATGATACAGAGTTGAATAAACAATTACGTATGGAGTCCTTTTATCACCTGCAGAGCTTTAACTATCAACCGAGATTAAGGCGACAGAAATATATGCAGATTCATACAAAGAATAAAAAAAGAAAAGACTTCCTGAAAAACATATATCCTAATCAAAAATACTCAATACCTAAAAATCCTGGTGAGCTAGAATATAGAATAGATAATTCTAAGGAACAAAAGATAAAATATTATGATTATTTTATTTCACATAGTAGTATTGATAGTTCATCAGTACAGAAGCTAATAAAGTTTGTGAATACACAAGGGAAAAATATATTTTGTGACTGGATAAATGATGTAGATTATTTAAAAAGACATCTTGCATGTGATGCAACACTGAAGGTTATTGAAAAGAGAATGGACCAGTCTAGAACTTTGGTTTTTGTTGTGTCAGAGAATTCAAAACAATCTATATGGTGTAAATATGAGTTGAATTATTTCATGAATTTAAATAAACCAATGTATTTTATAGCGAAGAGTGATATAGATAATGAAGTATTCAATTTCAAAGAATTAACAGATAAATGGTTTGTGGATTCAAATTATAAGGAACTAGCGTTATTAGAATCAACAAAACTAAAAATCACTACATAA
- a CDS encoding DUF4365 domain-containing protein, translated as MEIEKIATTTVVQSISRTDILSSFINDGDKEPCWDGAIYVYNNRNKKKENLKGRVPVQVKGKRVSGSTVNKEITYPIEVIDLKNYLNDGGTVFFVVYMNEKNEEQIYYAALLPFYINCLLYEKEEQKTISVKLKPFPITNNEKCNIFLDFVADSKHQKGKVEPNVLSLKDFSTIKEIDELSFSYTGLGYNPDRPFEYLFTHQVYLYAKPKGLNIKIPVQYLEKIDVAKTTIKKSVEIEGHEFYTAYEVLHRIDRDELQFGKSIRLGVYKNGEVKLDYKLNGTLNERICDVEFIIALLKKQKITIEGTDIPLAITKDEIAAFGIDELEDNLHYMQEVRMVLDELKVAVDLDCSNLSSRDEKLIQVLVAAIKYKEPVKFDTNNSIPVMARLNFSNLTLVLMYEKIEDNSYIIKNLSDENKWRCEAEDVNGNKFPSSIYMILKKNDFREICNIDYEDMWKSIISIEQSEVYLEYVNMLLLQMILAYDEGAIQQDKLFEVALKIAHFLKDEERFSENIAKLNYLQLLKRKGELSDNQVDELCKMIQTPNQNTEILIGAHLLMDNQLIAKRYFNNLSNEEQKEFRKFPISKFIQF; from the coding sequence ATGGAAATTGAAAAAATTGCAACTACTACAGTAGTACAAAGTATATCAAGAACAGATATTTTATCCTCTTTTATCAATGATGGCGATAAGGAACCATGTTGGGATGGGGCAATTTACGTTTATAATAATAGAAATAAGAAAAAAGAAAATTTAAAAGGAAGAGTACCAGTTCAAGTTAAAGGGAAGAGAGTAAGTGGGAGTACAGTGAATAAGGAGATTACTTACCCGATAGAAGTAATTGATTTAAAGAATTATTTAAATGATGGCGGAACAGTGTTTTTTGTAGTTTATATGAATGAAAAAAATGAAGAACAGATATACTATGCTGCACTACTACCATTTTATATAAATTGTTTATTATATGAAAAAGAGGAACAAAAGACTATATCAGTTAAATTGAAGCCCTTTCCTATAACTAATAATGAAAAGTGTAATATATTTTTAGACTTTGTAGCAGATAGTAAACATCAGAAGGGAAAGGTAGAGCCTAATGTGCTTTCTTTGAAAGATTTCTCCACAATTAAAGAAATAGATGAACTTTCTTTTTCATACACAGGATTGGGTTATAATCCTGATAGGCCATTTGAATACTTATTTACACATCAAGTTTATCTCTATGCAAAACCTAAAGGACTTAATATTAAAATTCCTGTACAGTACTTAGAGAAAATAGATGTAGCTAAAACAACTATTAAAAAAAGTGTGGAGATTGAAGGTCATGAATTTTATACAGCCTATGAAGTTCTACATAGGATAGATAGGGATGAATTGCAGTTTGGTAAGAGTATTAGACTAGGGGTTTACAAGAATGGTGAGGTCAAATTAGATTATAAGTTGAATGGGACATTAAATGAGAGAATTTGTGATGTGGAATTTATCATAGCACTGCTTAAAAAACAGAAGATAACCATAGAAGGTACGGATATTCCATTGGCTATAACCAAAGATGAAATTGCTGCATTTGGTATAGATGAGTTAGAAGATAATTTACATTACATGCAAGAGGTTAGAATGGTATTAGATGAATTAAAGGTTGCCGTGGATTTAGATTGCTCAAATTTATCATCAAGGGATGAGAAACTTATTCAGGTACTAGTTGCAGCAATAAAGTACAAAGAGCCCGTAAAATTTGACACAAATAATAGTATTCCAGTAATGGCAAGATTAAATTTTAGCAATCTGACTCTTGTACTGATGTATGAAAAAATAGAAGATAATAGCTATATCATTAAAAACTTATCCGATGAAAACAAATGGAGATGTGAGGCAGAAGATGTAAATGGAAATAAATTTCCCAGTTCAATATATATGATATTAAAGAAAAATGATTTCCGTGAAATTTGTAATATTGATTATGAAGATATGTGGAAATCTATTATATCAATTGAACAAAGTGAAGTATATTTGGAATATGTAAACATGTTATTGTTACAAATGATATTAGCATATGATGAAGGTGCAATACAGCAAGATAAATTATTTGAAGTGGCATTGAAAATTGCGCATTTTTTAAAAGATGAGGAAAGATTTTCAGAGAATATTGCTAAGTTAAATTATCTCCAATTACTCAAAAGAAAAGGAGAATTGAGTGACAACCAAGTAGATGAGCTATGTAAAATGATACAAACACCTAATCAGAATACAGAAATTCTTATCGGAGCACATCTTTTAATGGACAACCAGTTAATAGCTAAGCGATATTTTAATAACTTATCCAATGAAGAGCAAAAAGAATTTCGTAAATTTCCAATAAGTAAATTTATACAGTTTTAA